A window of the Vigna angularis cultivar LongXiaoDou No.4 chromosome 3, ASM1680809v1, whole genome shotgun sequence genome harbors these coding sequences:
- the LOC108324526 gene encoding DEAD-box ATP-dependent RNA helicase 5-like: protein MATSMDLTLVPLTPPSYALDSSSTSSFFIRRTLHWMIGTKSKKKKKKKHHDSKENVGETNGDMKNGNSANRDETVADRSVVVTGKNVGDAKECGGMLQGFREAFFNSIAGVAFLIGSCDLIGIATTGLGKTLAFGIPTIKHVLGKRKGKGSRGQNPLCLMLSPTRELTQQILDVICDASSSCGVESICLYGGTAKGPQISSLKSGTDIVIGTPYRIQDLIEMGVCCLKEVSFVVLDEADQMLDKGLSNFLFFDC from the exons ATGGCCACCTCCATGGATCTCACGCTTGTGCCGTTGACGCCACCTTCTTATGCTCTtgattcttcttcaacttcttcttt CTTTATAAGAAGAACATTGCATTGGATGATAGGAACCAAatcgaagaagaagaaaaagaagaaacaccACGACTCCAAAGAGAATGTAGGGGAAACCAACGGTGATATGAAGAACGGCAACAGTGCTAATCGCGATGAAACGGTAGCAGACAGGTCTGTAGTGGTTACTGGAAAGAATGTCGGAGATGCGAA AGAATGTGGTGGAATGTTGCAAGGGTTTCGAGAAGCCTTCTTCAATTCAATCGCGGGCGTGGCCTTTCTTATTGGATCGTGTGATTTGATTGGAATCGCTACCACTGGATTAGGGAAAACGTTGGCGTTCGGGATACCGACGATTAAGCATGTTTTGGGAAAGCGAAAGGGTAAAGGTTCCAGGGGACAAAACCCTCTTTGCCTCATGCTCTCTCCTACTCGAGAGCTAACACAACAAATATTAGATGTCATCTGTGATGCGAGTAGTTCTTGTGGTGTTGAATCAATTTGTTTGTATGGTGGAACCGCCAAGGGCCCACAAATCTCCTCACTAAAATCTGGAACGGACATTGTCATTGGAACTCCTTATCGTATTCAGGATCTAATTGAAATGGGTGTCTGTTGCCTCAAAGAAGTATCTTTTGTGGTACTTGATGAAGCAGATCAGATGCTTGACAAGGgtttatcaaattttctttttttcgatTGTTGA